The Candidatus Syntrophosphaera sp. genomic interval GTGAAAAGTGTCCAAACTACTGATTGGCGGTGCAATAGGGATGCTAAAGACTGGATCCCGGGTCAAGCCCGGGATGACAAGCAATGCCTGTATTATTAGTGAAAATCACTATGTGCAACGGTCTTCTGATACATATTTACCTCCTGATACAGATTACATTGATAACTCCGTCAAGCCCGCTCCAGCCCTGATATTGCAGACCCGGCCCGGACAGACCTCTCTAGATGGAAAAACGCTTCACGCCGTATTGACGCGACTCTCCTGAAAACTGATCTGGCGGGATTTTTACATTCCCAGCACCCAGACATAGACATACCTCCTTTCACGCTCTGTCTTCTTCTTTAGCCTCCCTGTTGTCATCCTGTATGGATCGCGGATTTTTGTCAAGCAAAAAATGCGCCCCTACTTCCCTATGGCGGCTAAGCGCGGAACGTCATACGCAATGCTCGGAACGTCATACTTCCTCGTATGACAGGCTCCGCAGGAGCCTTCAGAAAAGCCCTGCGGGCTTTGGCAGGCGGGGACGCCTGACGTTCCGAACCCTCATCTGCCATTCCGGACAGATGACAAACTCCCGCGGTATCCAGCCTTAGCGCATTGCGGACAACCGCGCAGCTGTCCTCGGGCTCAACTTCCTCAAAACGCAGATTTCGTCTGTGTTTAGGAGGAGGAGGGGGATCCGCCATATTCCTTTGCTCTGGGAATAATCAGGAAAAATCTATTTCAGGACGGGTCACCCTCAGGCCTGGCTCTTAATCACTTGGCTATCCACTGCCTATCACTTGTCTATTATAGACAAGTGATAGACAGTGGATAAAGAAGTGATTGACAGTCTGAAAGGAGGGCGAAGAATGGCACCAGAATAAGGAGGAAGATATGAAAGTCAAAGTCAAACAAGGGATTACGGGGTTTTCGGGCAAGCTGGACGGGCTGGTCTACTATTACCATCCGCGGCTGAAACGCACCCTGGCCCGCCACAAACCGAAGATGCCGGCGCTGCCGCAGAACGCGACCTACACCACGGTGAGCCGCCGGCTCAAGGAGCTAAACCCTTCGGAGGCTTACCGCTACGATTTCAAGATCTACGCTTCGCTGCTGCGCGATCAGGATGAAAGCCTTCTGGTGCCGTCCTGGTATCCGCTGTTCACGCGGATGATGTGGGCGATGCAAAAGAAGTATCCGGAGACGGTGGACCTGCGGGCGATCACGCGTGAACAGGTCCTGAGCCAGGATCTGCCCTGCCGCTCGGTGAGGGCGGCGATCGAGGACGGCCTGCTGGCCCCGGTTTCGAACTGGGAACTCCTGGATCACAGCCTCTGAGCCAATTATCGGCGCGAGGGGGTGGAAAGGCTTGACAAATCCGCCCCCTAATTTTTGTGGTTATTGTTCAGTAAGTTAAGCTATCAAAAGGAATAAAATGCGTTTCGAGAGTGAATTGAAAGTGATCCGCCGGGGCGCGGACGAGATCATTCCGCTGGAGGACATGGTCGCCAAACTGGAGAAGAGCGCCCAAAGCGGAACTCCGCTCCGGATCAAGTTTGGCATCGATCCCACCGGCTACGACGTGCATCTGGGCCATCTGGTCCCCATCCGCAAGATGCGGGATTTTCAGGACCTGGGGCACACCGGCGTGATCATCATCGGCGATTTCACCGCCCAGATCGGCGATCCGACGGGGCGCGACGAATCCCGGCCCCCGCTCACGCATCAAGAGATCCTCTACAACAGCGAAAAGTACATGGACCAGCTCTACACCGTGCTCAAGCCCGAGCAGACCGAGGTCCGCTACCAGACCGAGTGGTTCGGAGAGATGGGGATGAGCGACGTGCTCAAGCTGATGGGCAGGTTCACCCTGGCCCAGTTCATGGCCCACGACACTTTCCGCACCCGTTTTGAACAGGGTTTGGCGCTGGGCATGCACGAGATCATGTATCCCATCCTGCAGGGCTACGACTCCGTGGCGATAAATTCCGACGTCGAGCTGGGCGCCACCGAGCAGAAATTCAACATCCTCTGCGGCCGCGATATGCAGCGCCATTTCGGCCAGGAGCAGCAGGTGGCGGTGCTTTCGCCCATCCTCACCGGCACGGATGGCGTGAACAAGATGGGCAAATCGCTGAACAACTACATCGCCGTGTTTGACCCGCCCAACGAGAAATTCGGCAAGGTCATGTCCATCCCGGACAGCCTGATCGTCAACTGGTTCACCTACGCCGCCAACGCCGACGAAGAGGTTCTGGACGAGGTGAAAAGCGAACTGGCCAGAGGCACCAATCCCATGCTGCTGAAGAAACGGCTGGCTCGGGAGATCGTGGGCTTCTACCATGGTGCCGAGGCCGCGAGCGAGGCGCAGACAGCCTTTGAGAAGCTTTTTTCCCAGCGCGAGATACCGGATGACATTCCGGATTTCGCGGTCGGAGAAGACCGTGTCCGCATCGTTAAACTGCTGACCGAGAGCGGCTTATGCGCTTCCGGAGGCGAGGCCAAGCGCCTGGTCCAGGGCGGGGGTGTGACCCTCGACGGTGAGAAAGTATCCTCGCCAGACCTGGAGATCGAGGTCCGCGACGGCTTGGTGCTCCGGGCCGGCAAGCGCAAGTTTTTGCGCCTGAGGAGGGCTTGACATGACCCAATTTGAATTGATGCTGGTCAAGCACGGCGTGACCGTGTTCGTGATCGTATTGGTGTTCTATTCCATCATCCTGCACGAGATCAGCCATGCCCTGGTCTCCTACTGGCTGGGCGACGACACGGCCAAGCGCATGGGCCGGCTGAGCCTCAACCCGCTCAGGCACATAGATTGGTTCGGGACGGTGCTTTTGCCGCTGTTGATGTACTTCACGGCCGGGGTGATCTACGGCTATGCCAAGCCGGTGCCGCTGAATCCCTATAATTACCGCAACATCAAGCGGGACACGGGCTTGTCCGCTTTGGCTGGCCCCACGACCAACATCCTGATCGCCATCCTCTTCGCCCTGATCTTCCATCTCAATAAAGGGGCGCAGTTCATTCCCGTGGTCTGCTTCTACGTGGTGTTCTTCAACCTGCTGCTGGCCTTTTTCAACCTGATCCCGGTCCCACCGCTGGACGGGTCCAAGGTTTTGGGGATGTTTCTGCCGGACGAGGCCTACTACAAATGGATGGCCCAGGAGCGCAAGGGGATGATGATCCTCTTCGCGGTCATCATCGTTTCCAGCCTGCTGCGGCTGAACATCGTGGGCCGGCTGATCCTGCCGCCGATCATTCTGGTGATGAACCTGCTGGGCGTGGGCTAAGCGCTTCCCTCACAATTTTTTAACATAAAAAAGACAATCAAGGAACGAGACATGGACAAGAAAAAAATCATCGACCTGATCAACAAGGAAAGGGTCAAAGCGATCGACCTCAAATACTGCGGCCTGGACGGACGCTGGTATCACATCACCTTCCCCGCGCGCGGGCTGGAAGAGGTCCTTCAATACGGCGTGCCCTTCGACGGCTCCTCGATCCCGGGCATGCGCAGCGTGGAATCCGGAGACATGGTATTGATGCCGGACATCAGCACGGCGCAGCTGGACCCGTTCTATGAGACGCCGACCCTGCGCTTCATCTGCTCCATCTGCGACGCGGAGACCAGGATTGGCGTGCAAAAAGACCCCCGCAGTGTGGCCCTCAGGGCGCATGATTTCCTGCTTTCCACCGGCATCGCGGACCTGAGCACCTGGATCCCCGAGCTGGAATTCCATCTCTTTGACACCGTGGAATATAACAGCGATGAATTCTCCAGCGGCTACACCGTCACCTCGGCAGAATGCAAGGACGCCCTGCCCTTCGATTTTGAGGATGACGACGCCGTGGCCCAGCAAGGCCGGAAAGGCTATCACATGGACACCCCCTTCGACCGCTATTACGAGCTTCGCCAGGCCATGGTGGACCGCATCGAGGAACAGGGGATCAAGGTCCGCTACCACCACCACGAGGTGGGGCTGAGTTCCCAGCAGGAGATCGAGACCGAATTGCTGGCCTTTCCCAAGATCTGCGACGACACCATGGTGATGAAGGACATCATCCGCCGCACCGCTCTGGAATTCGGGCTCACGGCCACCTTCATGCCCAAGCCGGTCTACAACCAGGCCGGGAACGGCATGCATTTCCACATGATGCTGCACAAGCGCGGCAAGAACATATTCTATAAGAAAGGCGGCTATGCCGACCTCTCCGACAAGGCGATCTGGTTCATCGGCGGCATCCTCAAGCACGGGCGGGCCCTGGTGGCCTTCACCAATCCCAGCACCAACAGCTTCAAGCGCCTGCTGCCGGGTTTCGAAGCCCCAGTGAAGCTCTTTTACGGCCTGGCCAACCGCAGCGCCGCCATCCGCATCCCCAGATATGCCAACACGCCGGAAAGCAAGCGTTTCGAATTCCGCACCGGAGACGCCACCTGCAATCCCTATTTCGCGATGAGCGCCCTGCTGCTGGCCGGATTGGACGGCATCCTGAACAAGACCGACCCCGCCAAATCCAACCTCGGGCCCTATGACGACAACGTCTTTGCCTGGAGCGAACAGAAAAAGGCCAAGCTGCTCTCCATTCCCGCCAACCTGAAAGAGGCCATGGAATGCCTGGAGCAGGACCACCAGTTTTTGCTGCAGGGGGGTGTTTTCAACGAGGAACTGATCGAATCCCACATCAAGCACAAACTCATTGAGCATGAGGCAGTTGCGAACCGGGTCCATCCCCACGAACTGCTGCTTTACTATAATCTTTAAAGTTCGGAACGCATATTGCATCTGTAGCTGCCAAATCAGATTCAACCCCATAGAGGTAACCCAATGAAGAGAATTATGCTATTACTCCTGGTGAGTATGAGCGTGTGCATCGTCCTTGCTGCATCCGGCGACTACGTTCCCGCGCAGCAATCCAGGGCTTTCGCGATCACGGCGAAGAGCGCCGGCCACATGGATATCACTTTCACCCTGCCCAGTTTTGAGATAGAGGAATTGGCGGTCGGGGAAGACGTTTTCCACCGCATTTTCATCCCCCATGCCGGCAGCACCCTGGAAAGCGGCTTGCCGGAACTGCCGACGCTGAGCATGAACCTGGCCATCCCGCGCCAGGGCAGCGTGCAGATCGAGGCTCTGGGCAGCAGCCAGGACGTGCTGGCCCAGTTCAAGGCCTATCCCGTTCAGCAGGGCAGTGCCTTGGAAAGCCCCAAGTCCTTCGTGATCGACGCCGATTTCTACGGCTCGGGCACCAGCTATCCCAGCAGCGCCATCCAATACAGCGACCCGATGATCCTGCGCGATTTCCGCATCATCAATGTGCAGGTCAATCCATTCTTCTGGGATCCGCTGACTCAGGAGCTGACCATCAACCAGAGCATGGATTTCCGGGTGAACTTCACCCCGGAGCCGGGCATGAACGAGCTGGAGGGTGAACTGCTTTCAGTTTCCCCCGCTTTCGCCAAGATCTATGAAGCGATGATCCTGAACTTCGATGATTACCGCTATATCATGTATTCGAACGTTCCCCCGCGCTATCTGATCATCTACGGCACCAACAGCGATCCGAACTTTACGACCGCGCTGAACGAATATGTGCTCTGGAAAAAGCAGAAGGGCGCGGACGTCGACCTGGCCAGCACTGCCGCGAATGAGGCGGGCTCCAGCACCACCACGATCAAGAATTACATCCAGAATGCCTATAACAACCCCGCCACGCGGCCCGATTTCGTGATCCTGCTGGGCGATACCAGCGGCTCCTACAGCATTCCCGCCTACACTGTCAGCAGCGGGGCCGGAGATTATCCCTATACCCATCTGGCCGGCAGCGACATCCTGGGAGACTGCTTCATCGGCCGCATCTCGGCGGAAAACCTATCCCAACTGCAGTTGCTCTTTGCCAAGATCTACCTCTATGAAAAGGACATAAACCTGGCCACGGCCGACTGGCTGGACAGGATGCTGCTGGTGGGGGACAATTCCCCTTCCGGCATTTCCACCATGTATATCAGCAAGTATATCAAGGAAAGGGCGCTGTTCGTGAACCCGAACTACACCTTCACCGAGATCTACAACGCCTCCCCCGCGGCCACCCAGATCAATGCCGCCATCAATCAGGGCGTTGGCTTTTACAGCTATCGCGGCTACATCGACTACTCCCCTCCGGCTGAATCCGCCCTGTTCAACGGTTACAGGCTGCTGCACGCGGTGAACATCACCTGCGGCACCAATAACTATTCGAGCGGGACCTCGGAGATGGAGCAATTCATCCGTTATGGCACCCCGGCCGCCCCTAAAGGCGCCGTGACCGGCATCGGCATGAGCACATCGAGCACCCACACCGGTTTCAACAACGTGCTGCACGGCGGCATCTTCGGCGGGATCTACCAGTATGACATGCGCACCATGGGAGAGGCTTTGCTGAACGGAAGGCTCTACATGTCTCAGACCTA includes:
- the tyrS gene encoding tyrosine--tRNA ligase, coding for MRFESELKVIRRGADEIIPLEDMVAKLEKSAQSGTPLRIKFGIDPTGYDVHLGHLVPIRKMRDFQDLGHTGVIIIGDFTAQIGDPTGRDESRPPLTHQEILYNSEKYMDQLYTVLKPEQTEVRYQTEWFGEMGMSDVLKLMGRFTLAQFMAHDTFRTRFEQGLALGMHEIMYPILQGYDSVAINSDVELGATEQKFNILCGRDMQRHFGQEQQVAVLSPILTGTDGVNKMGKSLNNYIAVFDPPNEKFGKVMSIPDSLIVNWFTYAANADEEVLDEVKSELARGTNPMLLKKRLAREIVGFYHGAEAASEAQTAFEKLFSQREIPDDIPDFAVGEDRVRIVKLLTESGLCASGGEAKRLVQGGGVTLDGEKVSSPDLEIEVRDGLVLRAGKRKFLRLRRA
- a CDS encoding site-2 protease family protein, encoding MLVKHGVTVFVIVLVFYSIILHEISHALVSYWLGDDTAKRMGRLSLNPLRHIDWFGTVLLPLLMYFTAGVIYGYAKPVPLNPYNYRNIKRDTGLSALAGPTTNILIAILFALIFHLNKGAQFIPVVCFYVVFFNLLLAFFNLIPVPPLDGSKVLGMFLPDEAYYKWMAQERKGMMILFAVIIVSSLLRLNIVGRLILPPIILVMNLLGVG
- the glnA gene encoding type I glutamate--ammonia ligase, whose protein sequence is MDKKKIIDLINKERVKAIDLKYCGLDGRWYHITFPARGLEEVLQYGVPFDGSSIPGMRSVESGDMVLMPDISTAQLDPFYETPTLRFICSICDAETRIGVQKDPRSVALRAHDFLLSTGIADLSTWIPELEFHLFDTVEYNSDEFSSGYTVTSAECKDALPFDFEDDDAVAQQGRKGYHMDTPFDRYYELRQAMVDRIEEQGIKVRYHHHEVGLSSQQEIETELLAFPKICDDTMVMKDIIRRTALEFGLTATFMPKPVYNQAGNGMHFHMMLHKRGKNIFYKKGGYADLSDKAIWFIGGILKHGRALVAFTNPSTNSFKRLLPGFEAPVKLFYGLANRSAAIRIPRYANTPESKRFEFRTGDATCNPYFAMSALLLAGLDGILNKTDPAKSNLGPYDDNVFAWSEQKKAKLLSIPANLKEAMECLEQDHQFLLQGGVFNEELIESHIKHKLIEHEAVANRVHPHELLLYYNL